The Candidatus Latescibacterota bacterium genome segment AGGTAAACCCCACCCGGTGAAAGACCAAATAGAAGAGGAGAAACGGCCCGTTTCGTCCGACTCTCGGGTAGGTCGCTCGAGGCCGATGGTAACATCGGTCCCAGATAAATGATCACCATCCTCCCGTTCAGGGAGGGGACAGAATCCGGCTTACAAGTCTGCTTCACCATTATTCGGAGAAGAAAATGATCCAGTGGATAGAACGAAAAATTGACATGGATGTTGCCCGGGAACTGGAGAGCAGTCTGGCACTGTCAATGATCGAGGCCCGGGTACTTGTCGCCAGAGGGATCATTGATACAGAAGTGGCATCGGCCTTCCTGAATCCATCATGGGACGACCTGCATGATCCGTTCATGTTTCTGGAGATGGAAAAGGCAGTCTCGATTCTTGGCGAATCGATTGACAAGGGCCGGAAGATCCTGGTGCATGGGGATTATGATGCTGACGGGATCAATGGTGCAGCGCTGATATACAGGGCACTGGCTGCTATTGGAGCGGACGTCCACTTCTTTGTTCCGGACAGGGCGAAGGATGGTTATGGCCTTGCTTCCAGGATGATGAGACGTGGCGTAGAAGCGGGATTGGAACTTGTGATCTCGGTCGATTGTGGGTCGAGTGACAGGGAAATAATCTCATTCCTTGCTGAAAATGGGGTCCGCACAATTATTACGGACCACCATGATATAAGCGATCGAATACCCGAAGCTGATGCTTTTCTCAATCCAAAGCTTCCTGGAGAGACATATCCGTTCAAAGATCTGGCGGGGGTCGGAGTGGCGTTCAAGCTACTGCAGGGTTTTCAGACTGTCATTCAGAAGGATATGGGGCTCACCGATCTTCTCGATTTTGTGGCTGTAGGAACTCTGGGAGATTATTCCCCGTTGACTGGGGAAAACCGGGCACTCGTTTCACTCGGGCTTGAAAAACTCGGCGAATGGAATCGTCCGGGTTTTGCAGCTCTGCGGCAGGCGAGCAACCTGGTAAGGAGCGGGTTTTCTGCGAAACAGGTCTGTTTCAATATCGTGCCACGATTGAATTCTCCGGGAAGGGTGGGAAGCGCAAGGGATGTCGTGGAGCTTCTCGTGACGGATGATAGTAGTAAGGCCGGAGCTATCGCGAGTGAGATCGAGACGATCAATTCCCTGAGAAGATCTCTTGATATTTTAGTCACTGAACAGGCTTCCCAGCTTGCTGATGTCGAGATGAAGAAGAGCAATCCGAACGCCCTTGTCTTTTCTTCCCCGGCGTGGCATGAAGGTGTAGTTGGAATAGGCGCTGCCAGACTCGCAGAGAAGTACTCTCTGCCATCGGCATTGATAGCTGTCAGGGGTAATTTTGGGAAGGGGTCGGCGAGGTCGGCTGGAATTGTCAATGTCAGGGAAGCACTGGAAAAGTGTTCTGAATATCTGACCGCCTATGGTGGACACCGGGAGGCTGGTGGCTTTACTGTTCCGGAAAATAAGATATATGATTTCACGAAATGCTTCGACAATGCGGTAAAAGAGATATCGGAACTTTCGGGCAGGGAAAGTGTTCAGGCCTACGATTCCAGGGCAGGTCTAAAAGATTGTGATATTGCCATGGCGAGGTCGATGGAGCGGATGGGGCCTTTCGGTCCGGGAAATGAAGAGCCTCTTTTTCTGATAGAGAGGCTTAAAGTCTTGCCAGGGGCAAAGATAGTGGGCAGCAGCCATATAAAATTTGATGCAGGGGATGGGGATAGTAACAGGGGAAGTTTTATCGGGTTTTCTCTGGCGAGAGCCTGGAATCCTGTCGATCTGGCCGGGAAAATGGTAGATGTACTGGCCAATCTCAGTATAAATCAGTGGAATAATAGAGAGAACCTGCAGTTGATAGTAAGAGGAATACGTATCAGGGAAAGTGGGGCGGATTGAGGGTAGTCATTCAAAGGGTAAGACGTGCAAATGTGGAAGTAGGGGGTACTGAGGTCTCATCGATCGGACAGGGCATCCTTGCGCTTGCCGCATTCAGGAAAGATGATAGCGATGAAGAGCTTGCCTGGATGGCCCGGAAATGTCTGGAATTGAGAATATTCGAAGATGATGAGGGCAAGATGAACCTTTCCTTGACGGATGTGGGGGCTGAACTCCTGGTCGTTTCCCAGTTCACCCTTTATGGTGATTGCAGGAAGGGAAGAAGGCCTGACTACACCGACAGTGCGCCTTCAAGCGAGGCAGCCGTGCTTTATCGTCGGTTTATCGAGATCCTTGAGTCTCATTATCCAAGAGTGTCGGAGGGAGTTTTCGGCGCTCATATGAATATTGCGCTGTTGAACGATGGGCCTGTGACTATGGTCCTCGACAGAGATCCTCTGTGAAGCGACTCCATTATCTCAGGAGGTGACTATTTTTGAACCCTTTTCTTTCAATGGAAGTTCAGAGCAACCTCGTTCTGGCATCTGCCTCACCGAGAAGAAGAGAGATCCTGTCCTCGCTGGGGTTTGAGTTCGAAGTGATTCCTCCTGATGTCGATGAGAATGAGGTGTTCTGGAAAGATCCTGAAAAGATCGTGACTCTCCTGGCAGAGCTGAAGGCTGTGGATGTTCAGTCCGGAAAGCCCAGAAAGACCGTTATAGGAGCAGATACTATTGTTGTCTGTGAAGGAACGGTTCTGGGAAAGCCTGGCAGCAGGGAAGAGACAGTAAAGATGCTGCAGATGCTTTCGGGCTGCTCGCATGAAGTGCTGACGGGGATCGCCGTCGCGACTCCACCAAATATCCGTCTGGTGGAAGTAGAGACGACAATGGTACAGTTCAGAGAATTGTCCAGGAGTGAGATTGAAAAGTACGCGGATATGGATGAACCGAGAGACAAGGCTGGAGCATACGCGATTCAGGGCCATGCCTCGGTTTTTGTTGAACGGATCGAAGGATGTTATCTGAATGTCGTAGGGCTTCCGGTCCAGAGGCTTTTTAAAATGTTCCGTAAACTCGAGAATGTTATACCAC includes the following:
- a CDS encoding Maf family protein, yielding MNPFLSMEVQSNLVLASASPRRREILSSLGFEFEVIPPDVDENEVFWKDPEKIVTLLAELKAVDVQSGKPRKTVIGADTIVVCEGTVLGKPGSREETVKMLQMLSGCSHEVLTGIAVATPPNIRLVEVETTMVQFRELSRSEIEKYADMDEPRDKAGAYAIQGHASVFVERIEGCYLNVVGLPVQRLFKMFRKLENVIPR
- the dtd gene encoding D-tyrosyl-tRNA(Tyr) deacylase, yielding MRVVIQRVRRANVEVGGTEVSSIGQGILALAAFRKDDSDEELAWMARKCLELRIFEDDEGKMNLSLTDVGAELLVVSQFTLYGDCRKGRRPDYTDSAPSSEAAVLYRRFIEILESHYPRVSEGVFGAHMNIALLNDGPVTMVLDRDPL
- the recJ gene encoding single-stranded-DNA-specific exonuclease RecJ — translated: MIQWIERKIDMDVARELESSLALSMIEARVLVARGIIDTEVASAFLNPSWDDLHDPFMFLEMEKAVSILGESIDKGRKILVHGDYDADGINGAALIYRALAAIGADVHFFVPDRAKDGYGLASRMMRRGVEAGLELVISVDCGSSDREIISFLAENGVRTIITDHHDISDRIPEADAFLNPKLPGETYPFKDLAGVGVAFKLLQGFQTVIQKDMGLTDLLDFVAVGTLGDYSPLTGENRALVSLGLEKLGEWNRPGFAALRQASNLVRSGFSAKQVCFNIVPRLNSPGRVGSARDVVELLVTDDSSKAGAIASEIETINSLRRSLDILVTEQASQLADVEMKKSNPNALVFSSPAWHEGVVGIGAARLAEKYSLPSALIAVRGNFGKGSARSAGIVNVREALEKCSEYLTAYGGHREAGGFTVPENKIYDFTKCFDNAVKEISELSGRESVQAYDSRAGLKDCDIAMARSMERMGPFGPGNEEPLFLIERLKVLPGAKIVGSSHIKFDAGDGDSNRGSFIGFSLARAWNPVDLAGKMVDVLANLSINQWNNRENLQLIVRGIRIRESGAD